gctaatcagctggtgcTCCTCTAGGTACCACAGGAATTGTCATTAATGGACTCCTTTACTTTGGAGAACAAGGAAGTGATGgctaggcctataattggacgggtttGAGCGGTTGCctttccaaaatcaaaatattctttattcaagtagactcataaaagcacttttgaatcgacatgtTATATTTGTTGAATTAAGTTTAAAGCTAACtccggaaagtagattctactgagatgaaccggcaagaaactcagtagttacacttttccaccattttaattacggagtatgtcagtaaacaaaaaatatttttttatatatcccgCCGagatcaataaatactaagtgcacgcttttttatctttaatattatctggTATTGATGCCTtacttatcattttttttatatgagttttaaattttttaaaaggccaatttaaaaatagctttcCTGATCACCCGATCAGAAAtgctatttttaacttaaaaccgACCAAAGAAGTCTTCcgggagttcgggacgacgcctaatTAATAGGATTGctggaaaagacgcgttaataCCCGTGCCAACTCGAGATGAaaggatgccatcgggtccacgcGACTATGAATAACAAGGCAAGGAGTGAATTTTCTCGGTCATCCAGACTCGAGTTGGACGCGAAGAGAGAGcataaaagatcagctttctcttTTGcagtatgggccaatgactcaccgccCTTGTTCAGAAATGGAAATAAAGGTTGACAGAAATTCTCTGAGACAACATTCGCGAGACAACAGAACGCACTTGTTCCTGAAAGGAGGGCCACTGTCTCACCAATTTTGCCAaagtactccgtcttcgccttagatGACGTTTTTGGTGGACCTAGACGcaaatttttatattcctttctgaatgcgctggtatttacatcacgagacaccGTTAGGCGTTAACCCAGGCTTGATAACGTTCCCGCCTTTGGCGTAACGCCATTTTGCAGAAGTGACCAAAGCAAAATATTGCGTGAGCCAGGCTATCCAGAGTGGTAAGCATTAAAATCAAGATTAAGAAaaaagaattacgatctctgcggatagGATCTGCTAGTTGGACGTGCTAGCACGGAAtctttggtggtagggctttgtgcaagcccatctgggtaggtaccactcactcatcagatattctaccgctaaacaataggtactcagtatttttgtttagcaagttaaaaatttttcaaagaactataaatgacgacctccgtggtcgagtggtggGTACACCGgatttcatgggtacgctactctgaggtccctaGTTccattcccggccgagtcgatgtagaaaaagttcattaattttctatgttgtctaggtatttgtgataccgtcgttacttctgattttccataacacaagtgctttagctacttacattgggatcagagtaatatatgtgatgttgtccaataaaaaaaaatacatttcaatgatctataaataaacaaattatcgaaacaaattattatgtatatattgttactTCACTGGGAGTGATTGTGTTCTGTGATCTTGGTCAGCCACATACCTACGGCAGAAACGTTTTTTCTCCCTTTTTCCTACTTCCTCTACTTCTTATATCCTAATTAGAAAGTGGAATTTTACCATGTATACCATTCAAGGAATCCATTATAGCCCTTTGAAGCAAATAgatataacatacaataaaattatattcagctACTCTGATTTTTATCATGATGTGGTACACAACATCATGATGATGCACCCTGATCAATTTTGGCACTACTGCCATTTTCAAGGGAGATCAGCAAACTATGCAGGTCATATTATGGTGCACAAATTTATGTGCAAAGTGCAAACACATTTACCAGCACCCACATAAATCTGCCATCACATTACACCTGTATCTTTAGACCATTGAGGGAGTATTTAttagaacaaataaatataagtctaatatgcaataattaaaaataaaataataacaaaaaaaattataggtgATATAAAGTTGTTTTCCTTTTTTCAGTATcttgtgttatttaaaaaaaagaatggtATATGAAAGTTAAGTTACAATGCTATTTTTTAGGCACTTgatccattttttatttatagaatacatgtatttatataaaataaaaatccataattaatacattaatttattatcttcaattaaatacattttttgtgttTGCCAAAGCTTCTGTGGGTAGACAACCCACAGAAGCTTATTCAAGCGAAATCCTTTTTGTTGCTACAAACTTATTTattcacatattaaaaaaattgcaatactCTACATTAAAACAGCTTTATTCTAATAAACTTTTATGGTTCGTTTTCCATGATAAATAAGTATTCCAAAAAAGTGCAACTGACTGTACAATTAATACTTGATATTGtaatggaatataataaaaattagctAATTGCACCCATggccaaatataataatttgttttgagaACATCCAAATAATTGGCATCTATATCAGTTTTAATAGATTCCCAAGATTTCCCTTGCATTGTACCCAcagcaattaatataaaaaataaaaaacctggTGCAAATATAGCTTGATCTACGAATACTTTCTTGATTGCCACTGTTTTACCACCAACTCCAacatgtttgtttaataatccATACCAGGCTCGTAAAGCTGGGCCCtgcaatatataatttgttcagAACAAAATTCAATAGAAATTTCACTtacgtattcatttttttattttaaaacttactcCAACAAAAAAACCTATACTTGAAAATTTTATCGTCCTCTTAAAGTCGAaattttcaaaacttttatattcTATGCAAGTTTGTGAAATAACATCACCAGCACCCATCAATGTTCCTGCTTGGATAGCTTGCACTAAATAAGGCCGATTTGTAAGGAGTTTttgatataattgaaatattccaCGAGCTTTCGACATGGTAAAATTAATGCTATTTTCAATTGCAAATGTCCATTGAAACGGTTTGGTAAAAggcaaaattgttttatatgaatCAGACAATACACAAAAaactaaagttatttattttaatgaatacttatgttaatattatatgtctTTATTGTATAACGTCTATTTGCAAGCTTTCAATGTTCAATACAGTTTTCACTTTTCGGTGTGACtttgtttatataacaaacatgCTACTATCTACTGTCAAGTGTCAAAGTCAAACATTCTTGTCCGTGAGGTCAGAGAAGACGTCTAATAACTACA
This genomic window from Vanessa tameamea isolate UH-Manoa-2023 chromosome 5, ilVanTame1 primary haplotype, whole genome shotgun sequence contains:
- the LOC113392335 gene encoding protein Mpv17 translates to MSKARGIFQLYQKLLTNRPYLVQAIQAGTLMGAGDVISQTCIEYKSFENFDFKRTIKFSSIGFFVGGPALRAWYGLLNKHVGVGGKTVAIKKVFVDQAIFAPGFLFFILIAVGTMQGKSWESIKTDIDANYLDVLKTNYYIWPWVQLANFYYIPLQYQVLIVQSVALFWNTYLSWKTNHKSLLE